A single Gadus macrocephalus chromosome 22, ASM3116895v1 DNA region contains:
- the klhl43 gene encoding kelch-like protein 31: protein MAPKKRASRQKKTPGDGDVSPAPAVAVAVAMDASSLKVESRGDGVVVVMECGVKKIEQMAALDMVQLNSLNLPLLPPAVKPGERGLGLGCELTRPLHGNALLEELSKMRQERFLTDLELACKSKAFDVHKLVISSVSQYFREILAKDPGMKRLELPSLSPLGLANVITFAYLGRVHMSLYTIGCTLSAATTLQIPQLLKMCMDFLLAELNLTTCVYVWNIAAAYGLLPVRDAARRFVLDNFVPFSETALFNQLTLEQISAFLRDDSLVLPSEVVAFQLAMKWLDFDEARHVHGAELLAHVRFETIPASELVSQVQPVARMMLDPQCHRLLVDAMNYHLLPYQQNTLQSRRTQVRGGQQTLLTIGGRPSITERALSREVLWRDPREGAATWRHLSQLPAKSFNQCVAVMDGFLYVAGGEDQNDARNQAKHAVSTLSRYDPRFNTWLHLASMRQRRTHFSLAATGGRLFAIGGRNVEGLLATTESYLPSANAWQMRAPMEVPRCCHASATLPSGDILVSGGYINCAYSRSVACYSVESDSWSERPSLETPRGWHVSATLGGNVYVAGGSQLGAGGERVDVLSVEVFSAEGGAWSRAAPLPLGVSTAGLSPLGDKLYLLGGWNEAEKRYKAAVQRFDPATDSWSLAEDLPEPTVGVSCCTLTLPPRQAARRPQHRNTPQTAHEEPARVRSRESSANPPLIIGT from the exons ATGGCTCCCAAGAAGAGGGCCTCCCGCCAGAAGAAGACCCCCGGTGACGGGGACGTCTCCCCGGCCCCCGCGGTCGCGGTCGCGGTCGCCATGGACGCCAGCTCGCTGAAGGTGGAGAGCCGCGGCGacggcgtggtggtggtgatggagtgcGGCGTGAAGAAGATCGAGCAGATGGCGGCGCTGGACATGGTGCAGCTCAACAGCCTCAACCTGCCCCTGCTGCCGCCCGCCGTCAAGCCCGGCGAgcggggcctgggcctgggctgcGAGCTGACCCGGCCCCTGCACGGCAACGCCCTGCTGGAGGAGCTCAGCAAGATGCGCCAGGAGAG GTTCCTGACCGACCTGGAGCTGGCCTGCAAGAGCAAGGCCTTCGACGTCCACAAGCTGGTCATCTCCTCCGTCAGCCAGTACTTCAGGGAGATCCTGGCCAAGGACCCCGGCATGAAGCGCCTGGAGctgccctccctctcacctctag GTCTGGCCAACGTGATCACCTTCGCCTACCTGGGCCGCGTGCACATGTCCCTGTACACCATCGGCTGCACGCTGTCGGCCGCCACCACCCTGCAGATCCCGCAGCTGCTGAAGATGTGCATGGACTTCCTGCTGGCCGAGCTGAACCTGACcacgtgcgtgtacgtgtggaACATCGCCGCCGCGTACGGCCTGCTGCCCGTGAGGGACGCCGCCCGCCGCTTCGTGCTGGACAACTTTGTGCCCTTCTCCGAGACGGCGCTGTTCAACCAGCTGACCCTGGAGCAGATCTCCGCCTTCCTGCGGGACGACAGCCTGGTGCTGCCCAGCGAGGTGGTCGCCTTCCAG ctGGCCATGAAGTGGCTGGACTTCGACGAGGCGCGCCACGTGCACGGCGCCGAGCTGCTGGCCCACGTGCGCTTCGAGACCATCCCGGCCAGCGAGCTGGTCAGCCAGGTCCAGCCGGTGGCGCGCATGATGCTGGACCCTCAGTGTCACCGCCTGCTGGTGGACGCCATGAACTACCACCTGCTGCCCTACCAGCAGAACACGCTGCAGTCGCGCCGCACGCAGGTCCGCGGCGGGCAGCAGACCCTGCTGACCATCGGGGGACGCCCCTCCATCACCGAGCGAGCCCTGAGCCGCGAG GTGCTGTGGAGGGACCCCCGTGAGGGCGCGGCCACCTGGCGCCACCTGTCCCAGCTTCCCGCCAAGAGCTTCAACCAGTGCGTGGCGGTGATGGACGGCTTCCTGTACGTGGCCGGGGGGGAGGACCAGAACGACGCCCGCAACCAGGCCAAGCACGCCGTCAGCACCCTCAGCAG ATACGACCCCCGCTTCAACACCTGGCTCCACCTGGCCAGCATGCGCCAGCGCCGCACGCACTTCTCCCTGGCCGCCACCGGGGGGCGCCTGTTCGCCATCGGCGGCCGCAACGTGGAGGGCCTGCTGGCCACCACCGAGAGCTACCTGCCCTCGGCCAACGCGTGGCAGATGCGCGCCCCCATGGAGGTGCCCCGCTGCTGCCACGCCAGCGCCACCCTGCCCTCGGGCGACATCCTGGTGTCCGGCGGCTACATCAACTGCGCCTACTCGCGCTCCGTGGCGTGCTACAGCGTGGAGAGCGACAGCTGGAGCGAGCGGCCCTCCCTGGAGACGCCCCGCGGCTGGCACGTCTCCGCCACGCTGGGCGGCAACGTGTACGTGGCGGGCGGGAGTCAACTCGGAGCGGGCGGCGAGCGCGTGGACGTGCTGTCGGTGGAGGTGTTCTCGGCggagggcggggcctggagCCGGGCGGCGCCGCTGCCGCTGGGCGTGAGCACGGCGGGGCTGTCGCCGCTGGGCGACAAGCTGTACCTGCTGGGCGGCTGGAACGAGGCGGAGAAGCGCTACAAGGCGGCGGTGCAGCGCTTCGACCCGGCCACCGACAGCTGGTCCCTGGCCGAGGACCTGCCCGAGCCCACCGTGGGCGTGTCCTGCTGCACGCTGACCCTGCCGCCGCGGCAGGCCGCGAGGAGGCCGCAGCACCGCAACACGCCGCAGACCGCCCACGAGGAGCCGGCCAGGGTCCGGAGCCGGGAGAGCAGCGCCAACCCGCCCCTGATCATCGGCAcatag
- the eloa gene encoding LOW QUALITY PROTEIN: elongin-A (The sequence of the model RefSeq protein was modified relative to this genomic sequence to represent the inferred CDS: deleted 1 base in 1 codon), giving the protein MEKTTTSDSTRKSWIVLSHETVSGNRVPAVNMAEELLEAVERLQSRLSENLEPKKLLKTLRRLGELPMTVEILVDTGVGKTVNSFRKHELAGEVAKGLVAKWKKLVPQPGADRHSISLHKEAPRSQAPPRGHHEAAGGGGGGGHRRARSPTPQPEEEEEEEEEEEEMEERQQRRHREEEMVTEEEEEEPGYSRGYSPPPPPPQHHQHSPPRHERYSPQPRGGGYRSDEYDDSPQPSPPPVAPSPPPPARGRDAPRHGKPHKGPGGAAPAQPPQATRGSHGDRRDRERVEERPQKKRVVEAEWSPGGGAKTAKHSRHATPPEGKREKEREKEREKERGERGEREERKKGGADGRPQAPKDPGPGEEDDSDAPTMSFESFLMYDASPKTPKKKKSKPSSSSSSSHSRPPRPSSSSSSSHARTQPAAASSSSSSSSSSKPSKSNGTKSSKKSEMVSSPVAATPEKRRRVVEAVPAMPDFPLPAIQPNYRPLPSLDPQPLSPQRRKVPQANGEDESGFTGKRFNSKMTVYSGTKTAYLPKMMSLYEQCLRVLQNNIDSIDEVGGVPFLILEPVLERCTPEQLYRIEECNSCFIADSDDLWLRHCQRDFRRSAPEEYESWREMYLRLHDEREERLRMLTQNISSAHANKPKGRQVKMAFVNSVAKPPRDVRRRQEKFGTLSTSTARSAAAAAPIKIRPATSYSVPGDPSQFSSSSSASYSQGSPPHGSARASLGAAVGGPPGRDKPVVKKIAPMMAKTIKAFKNRFSRR; this is encoded by the exons ATGGAGAAGACGACAACGTCGGACTCCACGAGGAAGTCTTGGATAGTGTTGAg cCATGAAACTGTTTCCGGGAACAGGGTACCAGCAGTAAACATGGCGGAGGAGCTGCTGGAAGCAGTGGAGAGACTCCAGTCTCGGCTCTCGGAGAATTTAGAGCCCAAAAAG ctcctgaagactctgagacGACTAGGGGAGCTGCCTATGACCGTTGAGATACTCGTG GACACTGGCGTTGGGAAAACCGTCAATTCTTTCCGGAAGCATGAGCTAGCGGGCGAGGTGGCCAAAGGCCTGGTCGCCAAATGGAAGAAGCTGGTTCCCCAGCCGGGGGCCGACAG ACACAGCATCAGCCTCCACAAGGAGGCCCCCCGGTCACAAGCCCCCCCTCGGGGCCACCATGAAGCcgccggtggcggcggcggcgggggccacCGACGAGCCAGGTCGCCCACACCtcagccagaggaggaggaagaggaagaggaggaggaggaggagatggaggagcggCAGCAGAGACGGCatcgggaggaggagatggtgacggaggaggaggaagaggagccggGCTACAGCCGAGgctactcc cctccccccccccccccccagcaccaccagcacagcCCCCCGCGGCACGAGCGCTACAGCCCGCAGCCCCGAGGTGGGGGCTACCGGTCCGACGAGTACGACGACAGCCCCCAGCCCAGCCCCCCGCCCGTGGCCCCgtcgccgcccccccccgcccgcggcCGCGACGCCCCCAGACACGGCAAGCCCCACAAGGGGCCCGGCGGCGCTGCCCCGGCCCAGCCGCCGCAGGCCACCCGCGGTTCCCACGGTGACCGGCGGGACCGAGAACGAGTGGAGGAGAGGCCGCAGAAGAAGCGCGTGGTGGAGGCGGAGTGGTCTCCGGGAGGCGGGGCCAAGACGGCCAAGCACAGCCGGCACGCCACCCCGCCCGAGggcaagagggagaaggagagggagaaggagagggagaaggagaggggggagaggggggagagggaggagaggaagaagggaggagCTGATG GGCGACCCCAGGCACCCAAAGACCCAGGTCCCGGCGAAGAGGATGACTCCGATGCCCCCACCATGTCCTTTGAGTCCTTCCTCATGTACGACGCTTCGCCGAAGAcgccgaagaagaagaagagtaagccctcctcctcgtcgtcctcgtcacacagccggcccccccgcccgtcgtcatcctcgtcttcctcccacGCACGGACCCAGCCGGCCgctgcctcttcctcctcctcctcctcctcctcatccaagCCCAGCAAGTCCAACGGTACGAAGAGCAGCAAGAAGTCCGAGATGGTTTCCTCCCCGGTCGCCGCGACGCCTGAGAAACGCAGGAGG gttgtggAGGCGGTCCCTGCAATGCCAGACTTCCCCCTACCAGCCATCCAGCCCAACTACAGACCCCTGCCCTCTTTGGACCCCCAGCCCTTGTCCCCACAAAGACGCAAAG TCCCCCAGGCCAACGGGGAGGATGAGTCAGGGTTCACAGGGAAGCGGTTCAACTCCAAGATGACGGTCTACTCGGGTACCAAGACAGCCTACCTGCCCAAGATGATGTCCCTCTACGAGCAGTGCCTCCGCGTGCTGCAGAACAACATCGACT CCATCGACGAGGTGGGCGGGGTCCCCTTCCTGATCCTGGAGCCGGTGCTGGAGCGATGCACACCAGAGCAGCTCTACCGCATCGAGGAATGCAACTCG tgtttCATCGCGGACTCTGACGACCTGTGGTTGCGCCACTGCCAGCGGGATTTCCGGCGCTCGGCTCCCGAGGAGTACGAGTCGTGGCGGGAGATGTACCTGCGGCTGCACGACGAGCGAGAGGAGCGGCTGCGGATGCTCACCCAGAACATCAGCTCGGCCCACGCCAACAAACCCAAAG GGAGACAGGTGAAGATGGCGTTCGTGAACTCTGTAGCCAAGCCGCCGCGTGACGTCCGGCGGCGCCAGGAGAAGTTCGGCACGCTCTCCACCTCGACGGCccgctccgccgccgccgccgcacccATCAA AATCCGGCCGGCCACCTCCTACTCGGTCCCCGGTGACCCCAGccagttctcctcctcctcctcagcctcctacTCCCAGGGCAGCCCCCCCCACGGCTCTGCCCGCGCCTCCCTGGGGGCCGCGGTGGGGGGACCACCGGGACGGGATAAGCCAGTTGTCAAAA AAATCGCCCCCATGATGGCCAAAACAATCAAGGCATTCAAGAACCGTTTCTCCCGGCGGTAG